ATACATTCTGCCGCAGAGACAGTTAGGTGAGGAGTCTTGAGATTGTGGATGCCATGTTGAAATTTCTAACCTTTGTGGGTAAATTTGTGTTGGAAAAACGTGAGGCCAtaagaagagaggaaaatacagaaaaaaatggcTAATATTTAATCACTCTCGTGATCTTCTTATACAACAgtttgtcagtctgtgtgtgtgtgtgtgtgtgtgtgtgtgtgtgtgtgtgtgtgtgtgtgtgtgtgtgtgcgtacgcGAAGGTCTTTTACCTGCACACCTGAAGCTCTGAGCAGTGAGCCCCTTCTCCACAGCCAGACAGGTGAGAATACTGAGGAAACTGGTGGTGACTGACTGCCGCTTGGCTCTCTGggcctccctctgtctcctgtccCTGGATGGTTTTGATCTCAACAGCACTCCCTGGAGACCTGGAGCTCCTTCTCCTGACTCTCCCCCTTCTTCTTGGGCAGGCCTCTGCGCTCTGACCGCCTCCCGCAGAACCTCCACCCATTCCTGGGCCTTGAGCTGATCGTCCGCCCGAAGTCTGACTACCACTTTTGGGAAAACTACCTGGAAGCAGTCTCCTCTATCTGTCCATGGCTCTCCGTTCTCTGGCTCCTGATCGTGCTGCACAGCCAAGCAAGAGACCAGGGAGCACTGGAGGACAGGCTGGGACACAGACCCACGGCCCTCTGTAGGGAAGGCCCGGAGAGTGGATCTGGTCAGGACGAAGGTGAAGGCCCGCCAGTTGTTCTGATCCATCAGCTGGTGGAGCAGACCAGCTTTGAGGACGTCCTGGCAGCGCTGGGTGAACAGAGGCAGAGTGGTGGGTCTGCTCAGCACGCCAGAATTaggctggagagagagtgaCGCCTCTGCTGAGGTAGGGGTGTCGCTGTCACCATCAGGCCTGGTGTCAAGCCCCGATGGAGAGGGTGACGAGGAGGGTGACATGGGTGCAGGAAACTTGGCGTTCTGTTGCTTTTCCACTCCTGTCTTGCGCTGGCGGTTCTCCTGCCTCAAAGGTCTGGCTGCCTGCACCTTCTCCCACATCAACCGCCTCCACTCCATGGCCTCCCATTGGTTGGCCGCCCTCAGCTGGAGACGCGTGCTGTTGAAGAACAAAGCCTGGAGCGTGCGTTGATCGGCAGGCTGGGTGATCTGGCCTTGCTGGCTGCTGGGTGCTGGTGAGATGACGCTCTGGCAGTGTGACAGAGAGTAGGCGGTGCCCAGCTGGCGGTTGGCGCTGTTGTCCAGAGTGTAAAGCCGGAGCTCACAGGGTGTCAGTTCGACGTGGCAGGGTGTCCATCGGCCCCGGGGCCCCTCACGCTGCTCCATCGCACCCTGCTTCACCACACTGCTACTGTTGCTTTTATCAGCTGGACAGAgatacagaggaggagggaaaataaacagaaatgagacacagatgggtaatgtgtgtgtgttcaggataAACACATTTGAGACAACAAACAGTTTTGTTCTGAATAAACACCTTCCCACTGGCCAACCAGGTACAGGTCATCTAATCCTCTGTGGGCACAATTAACAGGTCAGATACTAAACATTGTGTCTTAAAAACATTGACCATGCTGATATAAACACCTTGTCACTGGATCAATGTGACTTAAAGTAAACAAGATCAGTTCTTAGCTTTAAAGGAGTACTCCAATCAAAAACCACTGAAAACGTTTGAATATCAAACATTCGCCCTCTGTAAGCTTGACAGTTCTGAAAAGTCTTCGTGGATGTTGGCAGCTGTAGTTTTTGGAGGCTTCCGTCATTGCTAATGGTGTTTTCCACCTACATACTTCTGATATTTTCAGTGCAGTCCTTCTGAACAATATAATGTCTCTTCTGACCTTTTATTGACACAAATCAAACCACTCCTGCACCATGATCCACCTCTAAGCCATTGATCTGTATGATCTTGATAATCATCGCTTAGCCAGTAAAATGCCAAATAGGCCACGCGCAAGGACCCAATAGCACTCAACAGTAGAGTGTTTAGCTCTCGGGAACATACGGATCAATGTTAAAGTGTATTATGCTGCAGAGGTGGTGTGAGGAATTTTTATGCTTTTTGCCATGACTCTGGGTCTCCACTGGAAtccactgtcactgctgtgaaTCCAAGATGACTATAGCTGACATCCTACATGGACATCGAGACTGAATCCATGCCACTGAACTGCACAGCTTGTCCTCTTGGTTTGTTTATGCAGCTTTTTCTCCCAGTTTGCCTGAATCTTTACACCTCTAATTGGTCTCAGGAACCTTAATCTAGATGGGCCAGTTTCCTACAGATGGTAGCTCATCAGAGGCTTGCGGCTGTGACGTTGGTATTTTGGTAAGAGATAGCCTAGCGCAGGTGCTCCTCTGAGAACGTTTCTTGTCACCAAGGCAGGAAGAAACAGTATTGTTAAGGAGGCCACTAGGCAAACTGTCCCACTTCCTTAATCTGAAGGCCAGACGCACACCCTCTCCCTATTTTGGCCCTTTTCTCTCCGttctttcactgctgctgctcaggagGTTTGTTTTACCCTCATTtatgtctttcctctctccatctccttttGTGATTATGGAGTGTTTTCTCCTTGATTAAGGAGGGTTCAGTCTCAGGTAGACAACAGGCGCCGACCTCTGCTAGGACATAAAACTGGGCCAGCCTTTATTATGAGCTATGCTGCATTCCCTGCCTTCAAATAAGTACTCCAGACACATTGAATAGTGCAGCCACACCAGAATTTGGTGCCTCATCTTGCTGTCTTGAATTTTGTCTGATATCTGATATCCCTACTTGTTATCTATAACCTTTTCTTTGCTTCCCACTGTTTTGGATCAGTGTTCCAATCTTTATTCTAGAAATTTAAGCATAATGTTGAGCTctcaaagaaacagaaaatggccAAAGCATGTACACTACTTTTTGGTGCAATACCAGATTTGAggatactggatttttgaggccaatacataaacacattttatgatgcTGATGAagatatttcacatttgacATCATCGTCATCAACTTTACATCAAAGTAAGCAACAGTAATTATAAGATAATACTCCATTTTGAACAGTAACAGCAGAActttaaatgacacaaaatgcatAATATAGCCTAATAAACTTGAATTAGCGAAAGCCAGCGAAATTATACATAAAAATACAGCCTATAAAACACGTACTTCTGTAGTTCTGCAACTTCTTTTTGCATATCCGCCTTCATATTTGTCTATACTGCAATATCTGAGATAAATCAATACCTAATCTGATGATAATAATCTTAAGTAAGCCAACACTTTACAAAATCACAATCAAGTGCGAAAAGAAAAGAGCAATACAACAGTATTAAATACGAAAGGAACTTTTTGAAGTCCataccatagactgtatataaagatggacgacatcacagctccccaaaagtgaagccaaaacatcttgatcgccccctggtgactggctgcagtataggtcataaaccccaccccctccatgttagcggaaaatacattttcccatTTAGGTAGTCGTTATCACGCTCACGTTTGtgcaagtgttcatttttctgatacgtttggttttaattagtcatttgatgctataaaaacggggtgaaacgtcatgattggcagctgagattgactgtggtgtaGCAATGATTCAACATGTCAGGTACCCAAACCATTTCGAAAAACGAACTTAACCACATGCCAGTGACCTGTGGAGGAATATTTGGGAACTTTAGCCATACGTCAGTGGTTTAAAGCACCCAGCGTTTCACACCACTCAGTGACACCAAATACTGTGCAAAAGATTTCAATCTCAACGCACTGTATCTTCTCCAccaaaaacaggaagagagggaagcacCTGCAACACAGAGCACGCTAGCAAAACCCTACGAGCTACAGTATTAAACTGGTGACAAACAGATGAATCTTTAGGACTTAAAATAGAGCAGACTGAGGACTGACTGACCTGTCACCTAATCTATGAGCTGCCTGCAGGTGCACtaatttggtgatttgcaggtcaaaagacATGTACACGTCTAAAATAAGACTAAGACACATTTGGTTATAAAGCGAAAGGGTTTTAGATGTTATATACAATCATTATTTAGACAGTATTTCATCTACTATACTGCTTCAAATTGAAATAGCTactgaaatgctgttgaaacaatggTTATATGTTACTTAGACATCAACGTCTCACCTTTTTAGTCCAGTCTTAACCTTCATATTTAGACGTCTTTTAATGGGTAGACAGGTTTACTTAAAAAGAACAACAATCACCTATTCCCATTCCCCAAACCAATCCCACTGACTAATTTAATTGTAAACCCCCACCAGGAGCAGTGTAATTGGCAGATAAATCACTcaaggagggaaaaggaaaggcTAAATCCTTCACAGTTCCTGTTAACTAGACGGTGGCGAGTCAAGTGCCTCATCAATCTTATCAAAACAGCAGTAGACATGGTGTCACTCCCGGGGTCTCGGACtttgcattttaacacacattttgctgAAGGAAcaaatgaatatgcaaataagTTTAGCTGGAACCAAGTCCGGCTGACTGGCAGTCTTCACGCTTGGGAGGGTCGAGATGAGAATTAGGCATTGTGGAGAAGAAAACTGCTCTGTTCAATTAGCCTTCATCTCCACCTGGTGGGTTTTGACATCACACTCCAGCAATGGTCTAATATGCACATACAAGCCTTCAACCAGAATTAACACTTTTCTCTGAGCGCTGCAAACTAACTATCCAGTGCCGCTGCCCTGAAGTCAAGACGCAAACCTCCACTTCAGCCTTAAACATGCAACCTCACCCACTGATGAGGTACCCAATCGTCATATTACGTGTTGTTTTACGATCTAACAGACTCCCGCCCCACGGACACCAGAGTACACATTGACTGCAAACGAAACAGTAGGCatctgcagccacacacaggTACACCATCCATTTTAAACCGCAGCGCTTATCCTGTTCAGGGTCATAGTGGGCTGAAgatatcccagcatgcactgggtgGGAGGTACAGTAGGGGGGCTACACACAGTGGACATGTGGCCAGTCTATCACAGGACTTGAACATACATAGACAAACATATTTACATCTACAAGTAAATTTAGAGGTATTTTATTCCGGAAGTCAGAACTTACACATCAGTCAACAAgtcatttgagtgtgtgtgtgtgtgtgtgtgtgtgtgtgtgtgagagtgtgtgtgtgtcatctgggACTAAATACAGTGGTAAATCCCCAAGTTGAGTAAGGCCAGAAATCAGGTGGGGAGAGGATGTGTGTAATGAATGATGCATTCAGatacaacaggaaatgaaacagcACGGaggaagcacaaacacatacaaagtcAGCAGAAAGACGCAAACAGAAGCAGATTGGCTCTCGCAAACTGATAGTGATACAATCTCAAATTTCAAAATCAGAGAAAACTCTCAACTGTCAGATGAGACTTCACCTTATTGTATGTACTCTGTCTACACACAGTCACCCaagcgcgcgcgcgcgcacacacacacacacacacacacacacacacacacacacacacacacacatatatataatactcGTGgcttactgttttttttccctttaaaacaaTCAAATTAGCTTTTACGTAGATCTGGGGCTGCATGTAATGCTTGTTTTCAATGAATCTATTAATGTTTGGTctttaaaatatcagaaaattaCCAAAATGCCACAAATCCCAGGGACCAGCTTTTTCTTCTGAACTAAAGTCCCAAACACAAAGATTTTCAATTTGcgataaaacagagaaaagcagcaaatccttacattttaCTGTAGAAATCAGAACCAGTAAATAGTTGGCACTTTTGTTTGATGAATGACTTGAACACTACATCAAACGTTTGGGTgattaatgttttgttgattgactaactggttaattattattgttattaacaatttaaaatcagttttcttgCACGGACCTTGCATTTCTATAAACAACAAATTATTGAGGAATGCTTGCAAGAAAATGTGCAACCAAAAAGTGACCTATTGTTTACAAGAATCATACAAACTGATGAATGTAGCCTTCAGAGTTCAGTGGGTAATGTTATAAAATATAAGTGAGCTTTAATAAAAGCTACACATATAGCCTGTTTGGGCCCATGTACTGTAGACGTGTATTGTGTTTATAATAATGATCATCATTTCCATTTACCATCTAAACATCCCCAGCTGTCACTAATGGAAAGgcaaacaggtttttttttccaatgtgaATGAAGAGACATAGCGAGGCCGAGCTAAATCACTCTGCCTTCTGCTTATTACCGTCCTTTTCCTACTTCTCTCCTTTCAATACACATCCAGCCAAACTAAATAGCCTGATGCCTTTTCACACATATGCTAATACTAAATAATCCTGCCAGTATCAGGGGCCGGGTAATTGGGTTGCCTCTTCTCTCGCCTCATTTGAGTCCATTTGCTGACAGGATTACAGGCTATTATCCCTCAGGATCCCTTAGGATCTCCTTAGGCCTTCAGAtggccaaaaacacacaaacaaatggtgtgtgtgtgtgtgtgtgtgtgtgtgtgtgtgtgtgtgtgtgttgggctctCTGCCTGAGTACTGACTGTCATAGCACAGCTGTGTCATTTCAAGTTATCATCATCTTCTATCATTATTGCTTTCTCTGAGGATGCTTCAGCATAAGTACAGCATACGCCCCAATCTGCAGCACAAATAGTCCGGGACTTCTGTCCTCCGAAACAAGAAGAGAAAGCTTTCCAGTGAACGGACGGTCGATCAGAgcaaaggaagaggaggtgtgCGTGTTTCTGACGGGTAGGGGCCGGCCTGTTGGCTAAGAATTACTTCAGGTTTAATGAGTTGGTCACCAGAGTACATGACGTCCCCCTTCATGCCACAAATGTCCAATTAGGCAAATCCAATGCGATTAAAGTGTCAGTTCACCCACATTagaaaacatatattttccCACTTAGCTTAAGTGATAGCTTTGCAGATGGTAGTTTGGGCATTCATTTCCCATGGTTTTGATATATCTGCCActgagatttctgccaccaCCTCAGTACAATGGAGGTTAATAGAGCAAACTCAACATGTGTTTTCAGAAACAGTGTCCCAGTTATTCTGGATAATCAAGAGTTGAGGTCTCAAATTATACTCGGAGTAATCAGGTCGTGGAGGGTCTTGTTTTAGTGTGTCAATATGTTAGTACATGCAAAAAATGCtaggaaggaaaatgaaatatactgcagtaaaacatttgaaaagtatCAGCATTTGTGCAAAATATACAAAGAAGAGAGAATGTGGAGACATAAAAACTAGGTGAATTTGTTTCTTATATACTGTAAGATGTGCAAAATAAGCATTCTTTGCACGTAATCAGGGATAAATGTTTCTTTGCATCCAAACATAAAATGCAAAAGGTCTATGCTTCCACACAGTTAcgcaaaaagtaaaaaattacCATAAAATGTTCCCAGAGCTCAGTGGACGTCttcaaattgattgttttgtcaagtcaattttatatCTATAGCCATGATAAAttattttgtctgatcaactgtccaaaacccaaagactatCAATATTGTTGTCAATAAATCTTCAgctcattgattaatcaattcatcttttCAGCTCCATCACAGACCTGAAATATTTGTACTCACTTCGTACACCAGACTCACACTGTGGATGTGAACTCACCGTCTTGCTGGTGGTTGAGGATCATGTTCTTCAGTGTGTTGCAGTCCACAGTGGTCAGTCCGTTGTCTGTGTATGCAGACGGCCGATAGTTGACGTCCGACCTGGACCGGTTGTGTCCCTTCTTGAAGGCTGAGCTGGACGCGGAGTTGGCGGTGTTGTTGGTGCACTCCTTGGTGTGGGCTGCCAGGTCGTTGGTGGAGCGAGCTCGGCATCTCTTGCCGTGCCTCAAGCCCATCCCCAGCCCCAATACGCTGAAGTTGTCGGCCCAGGCTAGGCCTAGGGGCCCCACCTCTGGTTGCTCTCCAGCCAGCAGGCTCCACACGCCACTGGAGCTCAGCTTCCCCAGCGCGGCACTGGacacctcctgcagctgcttagGCTGCCTGGAAGGCTGGAGGGTCCCTGTTTGAGCTTGGCTTGGACCTTGGCCTTGAATCCCGTCCATGCAGTGGATAAAGTCCTCGGTGGCTTCAAGAGCCGGGCTGATATCGCCCACCATGTCAAGCTGCTCAAGACCCTCCATGGCTGGGCCTTCCCCTGAGCTAGAAGCCTCACAACTAGATGGTTTTCCTAAATGGGCACAAAAACCCCGCTAGCAGCATCCACATGTCCAACAAATCAAACTAGTCAGCTGGTCAAATGCAAATCTTTTAGGTATGACAAGCTAGGAAGGGTTGAGGAAGATCCAAGCAGCCTACAGGCTTCACAATCTGCTGTCTGAAGCCAAGTCCTGCTCCCCCCCCTCAAGATAGGGCCTTCCTCCAGGGTAACAGTCTTCCTTTTCCAATGGTGTGTCTCTAGCTCCGAGGGAGAGTCGACTACCTCTCGGGGGTAAAGCTACTGTGGCTTCATGCCAGAGCTTAACAGGACTGGCAGCAGATTTGGGACTCCCCAAATCGAGCCAATTTGGGTGGGAAACTAAGTTACCTAgccagatacacacacactttggaaaggaaaaaaaaaccctgtaaaaTCCCTCTGATCAGACTGAAATGTTCAGGGGCTGGATGATGTGATGTCAAAATCAACCATCAACttcattatttgtgttttggtttggcCCGTCAGGTGGCTGCGAGGTCATCGAATGGAGACTTTTTGTGGCTTCACTGTAACAAAGGGAAGAGATAAAGAGGAAATAGTAAAGAGGAAGCACGTAGAACAAACACCGAGAATGGAAACACTGCTGACAGAAAGAATACTGGTATTAATTTAGACATAAAACCGACTCTTGTTCCACGTGCTTTCTTAAAATTGAAATAGAGGCTTTGCCAAGAGAAAAGCAAGATGAGAGGATAATGAAGCCTCTGGTTTAAAACATTAAGCTTCAATCTGCCCACCGGCCTACAGTACCTTCATCACATTGAGACCAGAGCTTCAATTTCTTCCTCAGCAAATAGAAACGATCATCCTCCCTCACATGTCCTGATGAAATAATACTTGACTTCCTCCTCAGCTGCTTATCACTGGACtgagcaggcagagaggaagcaggCCTGGGTGGGGTTCCCATCCATCTGCCTGCCCGCCTGTCTCTTCTGATTCTCTCcactcctctgtgtgtctttctctctctctctataatatatatatatatatatatacacacttctCTCTTTATCATTTGTGCTCTCTCACCCTCATTGATTTTGTTCTCCTCTACAGCTCAGCctcttttacttttctctacATATGAATTATTAAGGCCATTACATCACTGCATTTTCTAGTAGGGCCGGGCAAGAATATTTACGATTTATTCATGACAATTCGTAGATACAAATGAGGATATTATCGTAGATATCACTGTGATTTTAATGCTCTTTAATGGTCTTATTCGGGTATTTATTAACTATATATATGCATTATGCTTACACAGGTAAAACCATGCAGTCCACTACTACATAGCACCAGGACATTCAGTGCTGGTAAACAGTTCCAACATTAGACTGAAACTGCTGACCCAagtgtcatttt
This window of the Enoplosus armatus isolate fEnoArm2 chromosome 11, fEnoArm2.hap1, whole genome shotgun sequence genome carries:
- the plekhm3 gene encoding pleckstrin homology domain-containing family M member 3, which encodes MEGLEQLDMVGDISPALEATEDFIHCMDGIQGQGPSQAQTGTLQPSRQPKQLQEVSSAALGKLSSSGVWSLLAGEQPEVGPLGLAWADNFSVLGLGMGLRHGKRCRARSTNDLAAHTKECTNNTANSASSSAFKKGHNRSRSDVNYRPSAYTDNGLTTVDCNTLKNMILNHQQDADKSNSSSVVKQGAMEQREGPRGRWTPCHVELTPCELRLYTLDNSANRQLGTAYSLSHCQSVISPAPSSQQGQITQPADQRTLQALFFNSTRLQLRAANQWEAMEWRRLMWEKVQAARPLRQENRQRKTGVEKQQNAKFPAPMSPSSSPSPSGLDTRPDGDSDTPTSAEASLSLQPNSGVLSRPTTLPLFTQRCQDVLKAGLLHQLMDQNNWRAFTFVLTRSTLRAFPTEGRGSVSQPVLQCSLVSCLAVQHDQEPENGEPWTDRGDCFQVVFPKVVVRLRADDQLKAQEWVEVLREAVRAQRPAQEEGGESGEGAPGLQGVLLRSKPSRDRRQREAQRAKRQSVTTSFLSILTCLAVEKGLTAQSFRCAGCQRPVGLSRGKAKVCYYSGWYYCQSCHQDNSFLIPARLLHNWDTSKHKVSKQAKEFLEFVYEEPLLDVQQLNPCLYEHCEPLSTVLRLRQQLQSLRAYLFSCRATVAEDLRRRIFPREYLLQHIHLYSMADLQQVIDGKLAPFLSKVIKFASSHVFSCSLCREKGFICELCHNGQVIYPFQESATKRCDGCGAVFHAECRQKAQPCPRCVRRELHHKRPSSFWSPDDDSPGCFHLPYQDT